A stretch of DNA from Bacillota bacterium:
ATCTTCGGAAGACTGCCAGTGAACCGCCGCGTTTAGACGGTCTATCAGCAGGTCTTCAACGCCGATGCAATACACAACTTCGCCGTCTGCAATCTCCAGCTCCAGTAACCGACCGTAATCGCCAGCCAAATCTGTGTCAGGTATCTCTACGGCGATTTCCCACTGAGCATGAAACCAGTGCCGTCCGTGTGGTTGAAAGCCCATCTCGTGAAGCGCATGTACAGCCACATCTCTATTGGCAACTACAATGTCCATGTCTCCGGTCGCGTACGCCCCAGCAGTGTACACCTCAAGCGCGGTTCCACCCACCAGCACAGGACGTATCCCGTATTCCTGCAGCTGCCGTGTCAATTGTGCCAGGATTTGCAGCTTTTTGAGGAGAGTCGCTTCGGGCATGGATGCTCCTTTCCTCGTTTAAGATACACCTTTCTCGCAGGAACGTCAAGGCGGTGTGCAGCTGCAGGGATACAGGTGTTTCTGGTGGAAGAAACAATCGAGCACGGATTTGTGGAGGAGTAGAGAAGGATATGTTGCGGATAGAGCAGGGGGCGACCGATTATCAGGTCTTCCAGCGCGGTACGAATGACGAGGCTGTTGTGGCTATCACCGGCGCCTGCGCGCCAGAGGCATCGGATGTGGTGGAAGCACAAATCGTGCAGGGCGAGAGCCTGTTGCACGACTGGAGTGCGTGCGGACAAGCGGAAGGTCCGCGATGGCAAGCATCGGTGCAGTTGAAGACAGGCGGACCCTATACCCTGCGCTTTCGCCTGCGTCACCAGCCGCAGCAAACTGCCGAAGTCAAGGAACTGCTGGTGGGCGACCTGTGGGTGCTTGCGGGGCAGTCGAATATGGAAGGGGTCGGCGATTTGATAGATGTGGAGCAACCCCACCCGCTGGTGCACAGCTACACCATGGCGGAAAGCTGGGAAGCGGCGCGGGAACCGCTTCACTGGCTGTGCTGTTCCATAGACCCGGTGCATCATCCGGAAGGCGTACCGCCTACTTCCGAAATGCACGCCGAGTGGCACCGCACCCGCAGCAAGGGCGCAGGACTGGGTTTACCGTTTGCGAAAGCGATGGTGGAAGCCACCGGTGTGCCAGTAGGGCTGGTTCCCTGTGCGCATGGCGGCACGTCTATGTCGCAATGGAGCCCGGACCTGGCGCATCTGGGCGGAGGGTCGCTGTACGGTTCGATGCTGCGGCGAGTCAAGGCGGTAGGGGGTAAAGTGAAGGGGCTGCTGTGGTATCAGGGGGAAAGCGACGCCAACCCCAACGATGTCCCTCTTTTCGCGGAGCGGTTCACCCGCATCGTGGAAAGCGTTCGCGCCGATTTTGGCGACCCCAACCTGTCCTTCTATACGGTGCAAATCGGGCGGTTTGTCGTCGCCATGCCCCTAGAGGGGGAGCTCGCGTGGAATCAGGCACAAGACGTACAGCGCAGGCTCGCAGAGGAGATACCGAATACCGCCGTGGTGGCGTCGGTAGACCTGGAACTGGACGACCTGATACATATCGGCACGCAGGGTCTGAAGCGTCTCGGCAGGCGTCTGGCACATATCGCCCTGAGGGAACTGTTCGGGCGAAGCGACATTCAGAAGGGACCTCGCCTGATAGGGGCTTTTGTGGACAATCCGGAAGGCACTCGCATCCGCGTGCGCTTTGCGGACGTGAACGGCAAACTCACCGCGCCCGGACGGGTGACGGGCTTCTCCATCCGCACCGAAGAAAACCATCCATACCGTATCATTTACAAGATGGAGGTGGACAAAGCTTCGCCGACGGACATCCTGCTGCATCTGACCGAGCCCTGTCCGCAGAACGCTTATCTGTGGTACGGCTTTGGCATCGACCCATACTGCAATGTGGTCGATGAGGCGGACATGGCAGTGCCGGTGTTCGGTCCTGTGTCTATTCAGCGTTAGGGAGGAAGGCGCAATAGCCAGATGGAGGGATTGCCGCTAGACCAGATACTGTCGGGCGACTGTGTGCAGGTCATGCACGAGCTGCCAGCACAGTCCGTAGATATGGTCTTTGCCGACCCTCCTTACAACCTGCAAATCCATCAGGAGTTGTACCGCCCCAACATGACGCGGGTGGACGGCGTTGACGACGAATGGGACCGGTTCCAGAGCCTTGCCGAATACGACCGATTCACCGAGGCGTGGCTATCCGCTGCCAGACGGGTGATGAAGGACACGGGCACTATCTGGGTCATTGGCACGTACCACAACATCTACCGTATTGGCAAGATTCTCATGGACTTAGGCTACTGGATTCTGAACGACATCGTGTGGGTGAAGACCAACCCGATGCCGCAGTTTCGGGGAGTGCGTTTTGCCAACGCGCACGAGACGCTAATCTGGGCCCAAAAGGTAAAGGGGGCGAAATACACCTTTAACTATCACGATATGAAGGCGTTGAACGACGACCTTCAGATGCGCAGCGACTGGTACCTGCCTGTCTGTTCAGGGCAAGAGCGTATTCGCATCAACGGGGAGAAAGCCCATTCCACCCAAAAGCCAGAGGCGCTACTTTACCGGCTGATTCTCGCCAGCACCAATGTGGGCGACGTCGTTCTCGATCCCTTTTTCGGCACCGGTACCACAGGGGCGGTCGCCAAACGGCTGCGACGTCACTGGATCGGCATCGAGCGTGACCCGCGCTATG
This window harbors:
- a CDS encoding nucleotidyltransferase family protein, yielding MPEATLLKKLQILAQLTRQLQEYGIRPVLVGGTALEVYTAGAYATGDMDIVVANRDVAVHALHEMGFQPHGRHWFHAQWEIAVEIPDTDLAGDYGRLLELEIADGEVVYCIGVEDLLIDRLNAAVHWQSSEDARWAKNLLRNHATRLDWDYLWRRAREEGTVQMLEALWQEVQRDDAAYEAE
- a CDS encoding sialate O-acetylesterase, whose amino-acid sequence is MLRIEQGATDYQVFQRGTNDEAVVAITGACAPEASDVVEAQIVQGESLLHDWSACGQAEGPRWQASVQLKTGGPYTLRFRLRHQPQQTAEVKELLVGDLWVLAGQSNMEGVGDLIDVEQPHPLVHSYTMAESWEAAREPLHWLCCSIDPVHHPEGVPPTSEMHAEWHRTRSKGAGLGLPFAKAMVEATGVPVGLVPCAHGGTSMSQWSPDLAHLGGGSLYGSMLRRVKAVGGKVKGLLWYQGESDANPNDVPLFAERFTRIVESVRADFGDPNLSFYTVQIGRFVVAMPLEGELAWNQAQDVQRRLAEEIPNTAVVASVDLELDDLIHIGTQGLKRLGRRLAHIALRELFGRSDIQKGPRLIGAFVDNPEGTRIRVRFADVNGKLTAPGRVTGFSIRTEENHPYRIIYKMEVDKASPTDILLHLTEPCPQNAYLWYGFGIDPYCNVVDEADMAVPVFGPVSIQR
- a CDS encoding site-specific DNA-methyltransferase — protein: MEGLPLDQILSGDCVQVMHELPAQSVDMVFADPPYNLQIHQELYRPNMTRVDGVDDEWDRFQSLAEYDRFTEAWLSAARRVMKDTGTIWVIGTYHNIYRIGKILMDLGYWILNDIVWVKTNPMPQFRGVRFANAHETLIWAQKVKGAKYTFNYHDMKALNDDLQMRSDWYLPVCSGQERIRINGEKAHSTQKPEALLYRLILASTNVGDVVLDPFFGTGTTGAVAKRLRRHWIGIERDPRYAQIAEQRIAQVVPALLEAVEPVTPKIRSQARVPFGALLENGYLRPGDLLFFKGRREATAMVLANGHIRLGQCEGSIHQMGKLLTGAPCNGWEHWYFHDVATGILQPIDVLRKRLLAEMSKQVCEGAQEDSLLF